From the Octadecabacter antarcticus 307 genome, one window contains:
- a CDS encoding pseudouridine synthase: MNDDLSKTPTPNAIAKSVPGDRIAKVLARAGVASRRESEKIIEAGRVTVNGKTILTPALNVTDKDRIVVDGKPLAEPEPPRIWLYYKPIGLVTSERDEKGRETVFDTLPDDMPRVVSVGRLDINSEGLLLLTNDGELKRKMELPSTGWLRRYRVRINGSLSEAKLDELRAGIQIDGVHYAPVEVKFDRQQGANAWLTMGLREGKNREIRKLMEAMGVAVNRLLRISYGPFQLGTLKPGKVEEVKQRIVRDQMGLRETPKPTMVRKGPEKGKRPPPKRGTAASAKRHTDPAKRNSGPTSGNSAGKPPRR; encoded by the coding sequence ATGAATGATGACCTGTCCAAAACACCCACCCCCAACGCAATTGCCAAGTCCGTTCCCGGCGACCGAATCGCCAAGGTTCTGGCTCGCGCAGGCGTGGCGAGCCGTCGCGAATCTGAAAAGATCATTGAGGCTGGACGCGTCACGGTAAACGGCAAGACCATTTTGACGCCGGCGCTGAATGTGACCGACAAGGATCGTATTGTGGTCGACGGCAAACCATTGGCCGAACCTGAACCACCACGCATCTGGCTGTATTACAAGCCCATCGGCTTGGTCACGAGTGAGCGAGATGAAAAGGGGCGCGAAACGGTGTTTGATACCCTGCCCGATGATATGCCGCGTGTGGTGTCTGTTGGGCGGCTTGATATCAATTCCGAAGGCCTGTTGTTGCTGACCAACGACGGTGAGTTAAAGCGCAAGATGGAACTGCCCAGCACCGGATGGCTGCGCCGCTACCGTGTGCGCATCAACGGATCGTTGTCCGAGGCAAAGCTGGATGAACTGCGCGCAGGGATTCAGATTGACGGGGTGCATTACGCCCCCGTTGAGGTGAAATTTGACCGCCAGCAGGGCGCCAATGCATGGCTGACCATGGGGCTGCGCGAAGGTAAAAACCGCGAAATCCGCAAACTGATGGAAGCCATGGGCGTGGCCGTGAATCGCCTATTGCGCATTTCGTATGGACCGTTTCAGTTGGGAACGCTGAAGCCTGGTAAGGTGGAAGAAGTGAAGCAACGCATTGTGCGTGACCAGATGGGTCTGCGCGAAACGCCAAAACCCACGATGGTCCGCAAGGGGCCAGAAAAGGGCAAACGCCCGCCCCCCAAGCGCGGCACGGCAGCGTCGGCAAAGCGGCATACAGATCCCGCAAAGCGGAATTCTGGCCCGACATCCGGAAATTCGGCGGGGAAACCGCCACGCAGATGA
- a CDS encoding nucleoside deaminase, giving the protein MTFRTHMDAALNEARAAAARGEVPIGAVIVSPTGLVIAAAGNRTRELNDPTAHAEILAIRAACAELGQERLTGHDIYVTLEPCPMCAAAISNARLARLYYGASDPKSGGVAQAPRVFSHPQCHHAPEVYDGLSADTSETLLKSFFAAKRGG; this is encoded by the coding sequence ATGACCTTTCGCACCCATATGGACGCTGCCCTGAACGAAGCGCGCGCTGCCGCTGCGCGCGGCGAAGTGCCGATCGGCGCGGTGATCGTTAGCCCGACAGGGCTTGTGATCGCCGCCGCTGGCAATCGCACGCGCGAACTCAACGATCCGACAGCGCACGCAGAAATCCTCGCCATTCGCGCGGCCTGCGCGGAATTGGGCCAAGAACGACTGACTGGGCATGACATTTACGTCACCCTCGAACCTTGCCCGATGTGCGCGGCGGCCATTTCGAACGCCCGCCTCGCGCGGCTGTATTATGGTGCGTCGGATCCGAAATCTGGCGGCGTCGCCCAAGCGCCGCGCGTCTTCAGCCATCCGCAATGCCACCATGCACCAGAAGTTTACGATGGTCTTTCTGCAGATACGTCCGAAACGCTGCTAAAGTCTTTCTTTGCCGCAAAAAGAGGCGGCTAA
- the gatC gene encoding Asp-tRNA(Asn)/Glu-tRNA(Gln) amidotransferase subunit GatC, with the protein MSIDIQTARRVAKLARIAVPEADLPELAKEFSAILGFIEQLNEVDVEGIEPMTSVTPQRLKRRKDVVTDGGQPVEILKNAPDAREGFFAVPKVVE; encoded by the coding sequence ATGTCCATCGACATCCAAACCGCCCGCCGCGTCGCAAAGCTCGCGCGCATCGCAGTACCCGAGGCTGATTTGCCGGAATTGGCCAAAGAATTCAGCGCGATTCTGGGTTTTATCGAACAGCTGAACGAAGTTGACGTTGAGGGCATTGAACCAATGACCTCCGTCACCCCACAGCGTCTGAAGCGCCGCAAAGATGTGGTCACAGATGGTGGACAACCCGTTGAAATTCTTAAAAATGCGCCGGACGCGCGCGAAGGATTTTTTGCCGTTCCGAAGGTGGTCGAATAA
- the gatA gene encoding Asp-tRNA(Asn)/Glu-tRNA(Gln) amidotransferase subunit GatA, translated as MSDLSKMKISEARDALKKGDVTSVELTEACLSEIEKSNALNAFVHETPELAMDMARAADANKQGGDLNGIPLGIKDLFCTKGVLSQAASGILAGFKPEYESTVTTQLFAGGAVMLGKLNMDEFAMGSSNETSVYGDAVNPWKRGNDDAQLTPGGSSGGSASAVAADLCLAATGTDTGGSIRQPAAFAGITGIKPTYGRVSRWGIVAFASSLDQAGPMTKDVRDAAIMLRAMSGHDPKDSTSADLAVPDFEAALTGDIRGKVIGIPKEYRMDGMPEEIAKLWEDGTAMLKDAGAEIRDITLPHTKYALPAYYVIAPAEASSNLARYDGVRFGHRAKLDAGDGITEMYEKTRAEGFGSEVKRRVMIGTYVLSAGFYDAYYNRARKVRALIKRDFESVFADGIDAILTPATPSAAFGLGEMADADPVQMYLNDVFTVTVNLAGLPGIAVPAGLDKDGLPLGLQLIGRPWEEGDLLNTAYTLERAAQFVAKPNRWW; from the coding sequence ATGTCTGATCTTAGTAAAATGAAAATCTCCGAAGCCCGCGACGCCCTGAAGAAAGGCGATGTGACGAGCGTTGAACTGACTGAGGCCTGCCTGTCCGAGATTGAAAAGTCCAACGCGTTAAATGCCTTCGTGCACGAAACGCCAGAGCTGGCGATGGACATGGCCCGCGCCGCAGACGCCAACAAGCAGGGTGGCGATCTGAACGGAATACCGTTGGGAATCAAAGACTTATTCTGCACCAAAGGGGTTCTATCACAGGCTGCATCCGGTATTCTTGCAGGCTTCAAGCCCGAATACGAAAGCACTGTGACAACCCAGTTGTTCGCAGGTGGCGCGGTCATGTTAGGCAAGCTGAACATGGACGAATTCGCCATGGGCTCCTCCAATGAGACTTCCGTTTATGGCGATGCGGTCAACCCGTGGAAGCGGGGCAATGACGACGCGCAACTGACCCCCGGTGGTTCATCGGGAGGGTCCGCGTCCGCCGTTGCAGCCGATCTTTGCCTTGCAGCTACTGGCACTGATACGGGCGGTTCTATCCGCCAACCTGCTGCTTTCGCTGGTATAACTGGCATAAAACCAACCTATGGTCGCGTTTCACGTTGGGGTATCGTGGCGTTTGCATCCTCCCTCGATCAAGCGGGCCCAATGACCAAAGACGTGCGCGACGCGGCCATTATGCTGCGCGCGATGTCGGGGCATGACCCGAAAGACAGCACGTCTGCCGACCTTGCTGTGCCGGACTTTGAGGCGGCTTTGACAGGCGATATTCGTGGCAAAGTCATTGGTATCCCTAAAGAATACCGCATGGATGGCATGCCCGAGGAGATTGCGAAGCTTTGGGAGGACGGCACCGCGATGCTGAAAGACGCAGGCGCAGAAATTCGTGACATCACCCTGCCACACACCAAATACGCGCTGCCCGCTTACTACGTGATCGCCCCCGCCGAAGCGTCGTCAAACCTCGCGCGCTATGACGGGGTGCGCTTTGGCCACCGCGCCAAACTGGATGCGGGCGATGGCATCACTGAGATGTATGAAAAGACCCGCGCAGAGGGGTTTGGCAGCGAAGTGAAACGCCGCGTGATGATTGGCACCTACGTGCTAAGTGCAGGATTTTATGACGCGTACTACAACCGTGCCCGTAAAGTGCGCGCTTTGATCAAGCGTGATTTTGAGAGTGTATTCGCCGATGGTATCGACGCAATCCTGACCCCTGCGACCCCCTCTGCGGCCTTTGGACTTGGCGAAATGGCGGATGCGGATCCGGTGCAGATGTACCTTAACGACGTGTTCACGGTGACTGTAAACCTCGCTGGATTGCCCGGGATCGCGGTTCCTGCAGGCCTCGACAAAGACGGCCTGCCGCTGGGCCTGCAACTGATCGGTCGTCCGTGGGAAGAAGGCGATTTGCTGAATACTGCCTACACGCTGGAACGAGCGGCGCAATTTGTGGCAAAACCGAATCGTTGGTGGTAA
- a CDS encoding N-acetylmuramoyl-L-alanine amidase, producing the protein MCMSPNYGSRRDAAVPDIVVLHYTAMSDWTAARNWLCNPDAEVSAHYIVSEQGDVVQLVPEDQRAWHAGAGSWGDVTDVNSRSIGIELSNTGLAPFAAPLMDALEVLLPAIMDRWAIPASRVIAHSDLAPGRKIDPGARFDWARLVRSGLAVTAAATAVVTGDTDAFARDARAIGYTADVDAATLLAAFRLRHRQGQGGPLDGWDCALAADLAARFPVAKFGRTS; encoded by the coding sequence GTGTGCATGTCGCCGAATTATGGGTCGCGACGCGACGCGGCGGTCCCCGACATAGTCGTGTTGCACTACACGGCAATGTCAGATTGGACCGCAGCGCGCAATTGGCTTTGCAATCCAGACGCCGAGGTTTCAGCCCATTATATCGTTTCAGAACAAGGGGATGTTGTTCAACTTGTCCCAGAAGATCAGCGTGCATGGCACGCGGGCGCAGGGTCTTGGGGGGATGTTACAGACGTCAATTCACGTTCCATCGGGATTGAGCTTTCGAACACCGGATTGGCACCCTTTGCTGCCCCGTTGATGGACGCGCTTGAGGTGCTTTTGCCCGCAATAATGGACCGTTGGGCGATCCCAGCAAGCCGTGTGATCGCGCATTCTGACCTTGCGCCTGGTCGTAAGATTGATCCTGGTGCGCGGTTTGATTGGGCGCGGCTAGTGCGCTCTGGTTTAGCAGTCACGGCGGCGGCAACAGCTGTCGTGACTGGCGACACAGACGCGTTTGCACGTGATGCCCGCGCGATTGGTTACACGGCGGATGTGGATGCCGCGACGCTGCTGGCCGCCTTTCGTCTGCGTCACCGGCAAGGGCAGGGTGGCCCGCTTGATGGGTGGGATTGTGCGCTGGCGGCAGATCTGGCCGCGCGTTTTCCAGTTGCGAAGTTCGGGCGCACCTCTTAG
- the mgrA gene encoding L-glyceraldehyde 3-phosphate reductase, producing MTYTAAADRYDRMIYRRCGNSGLKLPAVSFGLWHNFGDDTPHDIKRDMCRTAFDHGITHFDLANNYGPPAGSAEEAFGEILRTDFKAYRDELIISSKAGYDMWAGPYGEWGSRKYMIASCDQSLKRLGVDYVDIFYSHRFDPDTPLEESMGALDHIVRSGRAQYVGISSYNSERTREAVAILKDLGTPCLIHQPSYNMLNRWIERDGLKDTLNDLGVGSIAFTPLAQGLLSNKYLSGIPDGSRATKDSSLDAGVITDEMVTALRGLNAVAQTRGQTLAQMAISWVLRDRGPNGVGITTALIGASNPAQIVDCAGAAQNLDFTPSELTEIDKFANDKRLNLWANSSEGV from the coding sequence ATGACCTACACCGCCGCAGCTGACCGCTATGACCGCATGATTTACCGCCGCTGCGGTAATTCCGGCCTGAAACTCCCAGCGGTGTCGTTCGGACTTTGGCATAATTTTGGCGACGACACGCCCCACGACATTAAACGCGACATGTGCCGTACTGCGTTCGATCACGGTATCACGCACTTCGATTTGGCCAACAACTACGGCCCACCCGCGGGAAGTGCTGAGGAAGCCTTTGGCGAGATATTGCGTACTGATTTCAAGGCCTACCGCGACGAACTTATTATCAGTTCAAAGGCGGGTTACGACATGTGGGCAGGGCCATACGGCGAATGGGGCAGCCGCAAATACATGATCGCTTCGTGTGACCAATCGCTCAAGCGTCTCGGCGTTGATTACGTCGACATCTTTTATTCGCACCGCTTCGATCCTGATACGCCGCTGGAAGAAAGCATGGGCGCGCTGGATCACATCGTGCGGTCTGGCCGCGCGCAGTACGTCGGTATTTCGTCGTATAATTCCGAACGCACCCGCGAGGCCGTGGCAATCCTGAAAGACCTCGGCACGCCGTGCCTAATCCACCAGCCAAGTTATAATATGTTGAATCGCTGGATCGAACGCGACGGGCTAAAGGACACGCTAAATGACCTTGGCGTGGGATCCATTGCATTCACGCCCTTGGCGCAAGGATTGCTAAGCAACAAGTACCTCAGCGGTATTCCTGATGGCAGCCGCGCCACGAAAGACAGTTCACTAGATGCGGGCGTCATCACGGATGAGATGGTCACTGCGTTGCGAGGATTGAATGCGGTCGCGCAAACTCGTGGCCAGACTTTGGCGCAAATGGCGATTTCATGGGTTCTGCGCGACCGCGGTCCGAACGGCGTGGGAATCACTACGGCGCTGATCGGCGCGTCAAATCCGGCCCAGATCGTAGACTGCGCGGGCGCTGCCCAAAACCTTGATTTTACCCCGTCTGAATTGACCGAGATTGATAAATTTGCCAATGACAAACGCCTGAACCTTTGGGCGAATTCATCGGAAGGCGTTTAA
- the rpmG gene encoding 50S ribosomal protein L33, whose translation MAKPTTIKIRLNSTAGTGHFYVAKKNARTMTEKMVVNKYDPVVRKHVEYKEGKIK comes from the coding sequence ATGGCGAAGCCAACCACGATCAAAATCCGCCTGAACTCCACCGCAGGCACTGGCCACTTCTATGTGGCAAAGAAAAACGCACGTACCATGACGGAAAAGATGGTCGTTAACAAATATGACCCAGTTGTCCGCAAGCACGTTGAATACAAAGAAGGTAAGATCAAGTAA
- a CDS encoding Bax inhibitor-1/YccA family protein, giving the protein MADYRTPQMGATIGVRAAEIDEGLRAHMNKVYGLMSFGLLMTFLAAWAIGTMTVSDVPTQYAIGSNQYLTDLGATLYLSPLKWVIMFLPLVLVFVFSAMINRMSAAAAQTFFYVFATAMGVSISWIFVAFTGASIAQVFLITSIAFAGLSLWGYTTKRDISGWGGFLIMGIIGLIVASIVNIWLQSDVIGWAVSIIGLLIFAGLTAYDTQRIKTDYIAHAAHGDQEWMDKSAIMGSLSLYINFINMFMFLLQLMGSRE; this is encoded by the coding sequence ATGGCTGACTACAGAACCCCGCAAATGGGCGCCACGATTGGCGTTCGTGCGGCGGAAATAGATGAGGGCCTGCGCGCCCATATGAACAAGGTCTACGGGCTTATGTCATTTGGTCTGCTTATGACGTTCTTGGCGGCGTGGGCGATTGGCACAATGACTGTGTCCGACGTGCCGACGCAGTACGCAATTGGGTCAAATCAATACCTAACCGATTTGGGCGCCACCTTATATCTTAGCCCGCTGAAGTGGGTCATCATGTTCCTGCCGCTGGTCTTGGTCTTCGTGTTTAGCGCGATGATCAACCGCATGTCAGCCGCCGCTGCACAGACGTTCTTTTACGTCTTTGCGACTGCAATGGGCGTGTCGATCTCTTGGATCTTTGTGGCGTTTACCGGTGCTTCGATTGCGCAGGTCTTTTTGATCACTTCGATCGCTTTCGCGGGCCTTTCGCTTTGGGGGTATACCACCAAGCGCGACATTTCCGGTTGGGGCGGTTTTTTGATCATGGGCATTATCGGCCTGATCGTTGCGTCCATCGTGAACATCTGGCTGCAGTCCGACGTCATCGGCTGGGCCGTGTCGATCATTGGTTTGCTGATTTTCGCAGGCTTGACTGCTTACGACACGCAGCGGATCAAGACGGACTACATCGCGCATGCAGCACACGGTGATCAGGAATGGATGGATAAGTCTGCGATCATGGGCTCACTGAGCCTTTATATCAACTTCATCAACATGTTCATGTTCCTGCTGCAACTGATGGGCAGCCGCGAATAA
- a CDS encoding DUF1127 domain-containing protein, producing the protein MTFTLNPTRNRSSRNSGTVHMPSIATVFAVWTQRRALANLDDARLKDLGISPQDAAIEAARPFWDLPKRLCH; encoded by the coding sequence ATGACGTTTACCCTAAATCCCACCCGCAACCGAAGTTCGCGCAACAGCGGCACAGTACACATGCCATCCATTGCGACGGTTTTCGCCGTTTGGACCCAGCGCCGCGCCTTGGCAAACCTTGATGATGCGCGCCTCAAAGACCTCGGAATTTCACCGCAAGACGCCGCGATTGAGGCCGCGCGCCCGTTCTGGGATCTGCCAAAGCGACTTTGCCACTAG
- a CDS encoding LysR family transcriptional regulator: MARNLDMTAMRSFVMVADAGGVTKAAGLLNLTQSAVSMQLKRLEESLNLSLLDRSARQISVTPEGEQLLSYARRMLSLNDEALRRLTAENYEGEISLGVPHDIIYPYIPPVLRRFAADFPRMKIKLVSSPTKILREMFGRGEIDAIVTTELHPGPGGESLVTLPLVWVGAVDGIAWRNRPLPVAFCKNCIFRAGVLKRLDAAQFDWQMVVESDLDNAVDAVVSADLAVHALIKGVYPRQTAPVPHDGALPDPGKTQIVLYMQAKDDPVQGALHDMIRHSYLSEWAGADVERRSA; encoded by the coding sequence ATGGCGAGAAACCTAGACATGACCGCAATGCGCTCTTTTGTGATGGTTGCGGATGCGGGCGGGGTGACAAAGGCGGCGGGGCTTTTGAACCTGACGCAATCGGCGGTGTCGATGCAGCTCAAACGCTTAGAAGAAAGCCTGAACCTTTCCTTGCTTGACCGATCTGCGCGTCAGATTTCGGTGACGCCAGAAGGTGAACAATTGCTAAGTTATGCGCGGCGGATGTTGTCGCTCAACGACGAGGCGCTGCGACGGTTGACGGCAGAAAACTATGAAGGCGAAATCAGCCTTGGCGTGCCTCACGATATCATTTATCCATATATTCCACCGGTTTTGCGCCGCTTTGCCGCCGATTTTCCGCGCATGAAGATTAAGTTGGTGTCGTCACCAACCAAAATTTTGCGCGAAATGTTCGGGCGCGGTGAGATTGATGCGATCGTGACGACTGAATTACACCCTGGTCCCGGCGGCGAATCACTGGTGACATTGCCGCTGGTTTGGGTTGGTGCCGTCGACGGCATCGCGTGGCGAAATCGCCCGCTGCCCGTCGCGTTCTGCAAGAACTGTATTTTCCGTGCAGGCGTGTTGAAACGGTTGGATGCGGCCCAGTTCGATTGGCAGATGGTGGTGGAATCAGATCTTGATAACGCGGTCGATGCGGTTGTGAGCGCCGATCTCGCGGTGCATGCACTCATCAAAGGGGTTTACCCGCGCCAGACAGCGCCGGTGCCTCACGATGGTGCGCTGCCCGATCCCGGAAAGACCCAGATAGTGCTGTATATGCAGGCCAAAGACGATCCTGTACAGGGCGCGCTGCACGACATGATCCGTCATTCCTATCTGTCCGAATGGGCGGGCGCGGATGTGGAGCGACGCAGTGCATAA
- a CDS encoding NADPH:quinone oxidoreductase family protein, with translation MRAFQVTTFETPATLINTAAMLPAEGEVLLNIEACGLNFADLLMANGTYQDTPTPPFTLGMEVCGTVLALGAGVMSPAIGARVAVFGGQGGLADQGVFPAALCREVPDTMTSEAAAGFQVAYGTSHLALTRRAKLQAGETLLVMGAAGGVGLTAVEIGKAMGATVIGIARGTEKMAVAKAAGADHVIDASDDITAAVRALGGADVVYDPVGGVSFKAALRATNREGRIVVIGFASGDIPQIPANHLLVKNITVIGFYWGGYLKFNPTALTDSMGELLNWYAQGRLKPHVSQVVPLDNAADALDLLRSRKSTGKVVVTP, from the coding sequence ATGCGCGCCTTCCAAGTCACCACATTCGAAACGCCAGCCACGTTAATCAACACCGCAGCGATGCTACCCGCAGAAGGCGAGGTGTTGCTGAACATTGAGGCCTGCGGGCTTAACTTTGCGGACTTATTGATGGCAAATGGCACCTATCAGGATACGCCCACCCCGCCATTCACCTTGGGAATGGAGGTTTGCGGCACGGTTCTCGCGCTTGGCGCAGGCGTGATGTCCCCAGCAATTGGTGCGCGCGTTGCGGTGTTCGGCGGCCAAGGCGGGCTGGCCGATCAAGGTGTTTTTCCGGCCGCGTTGTGCCGCGAAGTCCCTGACACAATGACGTCCGAGGCCGCTGCAGGGTTTCAGGTCGCATACGGCACGTCCCATCTTGCGTTGACCCGTCGCGCCAAACTGCAAGCAGGGGAAACGCTGTTGGTCATGGGGGCGGCGGGGGGCGTTGGCCTAACAGCGGTTGAGATCGGCAAAGCCATGGGCGCGACGGTCATTGGTATCGCGCGAGGGACCGAAAAAATGGCGGTGGCCAAGGCTGCAGGTGCAGATCACGTGATCGATGCCAGCGACGATATCACGGCGGCGGTCCGCGCGCTCGGCGGCGCCGATGTGGTTTATGATCCGGTGGGGGGGGTGTCCTTTAAGGCCGCTCTGCGTGCGACCAACCGCGAAGGGCGAATCGTGGTTATCGGGTTTGCCAGCGGCGACATACCGCAGATTCCAGCCAACCATCTGCTGGTTAAAAACATAACCGTCATTGGTTTTTACTGGGGTGGCTACCTAAAGTTCAACCCCACAGCACTAACCGACAGCATGGGTGAATTGCTCAACTGGTACGCCCAAGGCCGCCTAAAACCCCATGTCAGCCAAGTCGTGCCGCTGGACAACGCAGCAGATGCGCTCGACCTGCTGCGCAGTCGCAAAAGCACAGGTAAGGTTGTTGTGACCCCTTAG
- a CDS encoding helix-turn-helix domain-containing protein, protein MKHLVDVHVGKRIRHRRWVSGTTQQHLADQVGIKFQQIQKYETGMNRVSASRLWGIAHALGVEVAFFFEGLDGDLIGKDLGGMPSDILSDKEALDLLRSYYAIPEHQRRRLFDLARVLSEAA, encoded by the coding sequence ATGAAACACCTAGTTGACGTTCACGTTGGAAAACGCATCCGCCACCGCCGTTGGGTCAGTGGCACAACGCAGCAACATCTTGCCGATCAAGTTGGTATCAAGTTCCAGCAAATCCAGAAATATGAAACTGGCATGAACCGGGTCAGCGCGTCGCGTCTTTGGGGCATTGCCCATGCATTGGGCGTCGAAGTTGCGTTCTTCTTTGAAGGTCTTGACGGTGATCTGATTGGAAAAGACCTTGGTGGCATGCCGAGCGACATCCTGTCCGACAAGGAAGCGTTGGATCTGCTGCGGTCCTATTACGCAATTCCTGAACATCAGCGCCGCCGTTTGTTCGACCTTGCCCGTGTGTTGAGCGAAGCGGCATAG
- a CDS encoding inositol monophosphatase family protein, whose protein sequence is MILSKISLRSDDQAALRTCAHVMADAARDVILPLFRSGLVSDNKDAGGFDPVTEADRAAEQAMRAVLADLRPADGILGEEFGISDGTSGLQWVLDPIDGTRGFISGTPTWGVLISVRDAGGPLYGMIDQPYIGERFEGGFGCAEMIGPLGPRALATKTTTELADATILTTFPEVGALQDGAGFHDVAGRCKLTRYGMDCYGYALLAAGQVDLVIEAGLSAYDIQAPIAVIKAAGGIVTDWRGGPAHDGGRALAAANGTLHARALEILVKY, encoded by the coding sequence ATGATCCTTTCGAAGATATCCCTGAGATCGGATGATCAGGCCGCGCTGCGGACCTGTGCCCATGTTATGGCTGACGCCGCACGCGATGTGATCCTGCCGCTGTTCCGGTCGGGTCTTGTGTCCGACAACAAGGACGCTGGTGGATTTGACCCCGTTACAGAAGCTGATCGCGCTGCGGAGCAAGCAATGCGGGCGGTTTTGGCTGACTTGCGCCCTGCGGATGGAATTTTGGGCGAAGAATTCGGGATAAGCGATGGAACCAGCGGTTTGCAATGGGTGCTTGACCCGATTGACGGCACGCGTGGATTTATCAGTGGCACACCAACCTGGGGAGTGCTGATCTCTGTGCGCGACGCGGGAGGGCCGTTGTACGGCATGATTGACCAGCCCTATATTGGTGAGCGGTTTGAGGGCGGCTTTGGCTGCGCTGAAATGATCGGTCCATTGGGGCCGCGGGCCCTTGCGACCAAAACCACAACTGAATTGGCCGATGCGACGATCCTGACGACGTTTCCGGAGGTTGGCGCACTGCAAGATGGCGCTGGGTTCCATGACGTGGCAGGTCGCTGCAAACTGACCCGTTATGGCATGGATTGTTATGGTTACGCATTGTTGGCCGCTGGGCAGGTTGATCTTGTTATCGAAGCAGGGCTGAGTGCGTATGACATCCAAGCGCCGATTGCTGTGATCAAGGCTGCGGGCGGGATCGTCACTGATTGGCGGGGCGGTCCGGCCCACGACGGCGGGCGGGCATTGGCGGCGGCGAACGGGACACTGCACGCGCGGGCGCTGGAGATTTTGGTCAAGTACTAG
- a CDS encoding 8-oxoguanine deaminase — protein sequence MPDVLIKGAVAVLTMDDTRRELSGADVLIRDGVIADVGVGLEAGGADVVLATGCVVTPGLVNTHHHLYQTLTRAVPGGQDALLFGWLQTLYPIWARFGPEEMYISAQIGLAELALSGCTMTSDHLYLFPNGSRLDDTIAAADDVGLRFHPMRGAMSIGESDGGLPPDSLVEKEAAILEDCIRVIDAFHDPTEGAMVRIGVAPCSPFSVTRDLMRNAAILARDKGVMLHTHLAENDEDIAYSIEKFGCRPGQYAEDLGWTGPDVWHAHCVKLDGQEIDLFARSKTGVAHCPCSNCRLGSGIAPVRAMRDAGVTVGLGVDGSASNDGGSLVGEARQMMLLQRVANGADAMSSREALEVATRGGAAVLGRDDCGQIAVGKRADIAIWDVSGVHSAGSWDVGAILLAGPTSVRDLFVEGRRIVADGHVVSFDLASAIVRQGQLVQKLQE from the coding sequence ATGCCTGATGTTTTGATTAAGGGCGCTGTGGCGGTTTTGACCATGGATGATACGCGGCGTGAGCTGTCGGGTGCGGATGTGCTGATCCGTGACGGCGTGATTGCGGATGTTGGTGTCGGGCTGGAGGCTGGCGGGGCAGACGTCGTCCTTGCGACGGGCTGCGTCGTGACGCCGGGATTGGTGAACACGCACCACCATTTGTACCAAACACTGACGCGGGCTGTTCCCGGCGGGCAGGACGCGTTGCTGTTTGGCTGGTTGCAAACACTTTATCCTATTTGGGCGCGGTTTGGGCCTGAGGAGATGTATATCTCGGCACAGATCGGGCTTGCCGAGTTGGCCCTTTCGGGCTGCACGATGACATCGGACCATTTGTACCTGTTTCCGAATGGGTCGCGGTTGGACGACACGATTGCCGCTGCGGATGACGTTGGATTGCGGTTCCACCCGATGCGTGGCGCGATGAGTATTGGCGAAAGTGACGGCGGTTTGCCGCCGGATTCACTGGTCGAAAAAGAAGCGGCTATTCTTGAAGATTGCATCCGCGTCATCGACGCATTTCATGACCCAACTGAGGGTGCGATGGTGCGGATCGGTGTGGCACCGTGTTCGCCGTTTTCTGTTACCCGTGATCTGATGCGCAACGCGGCGATTTTGGCGCGCGACAAGGGTGTAATGCTGCATACGCATCTGGCGGAAAATGACGAAGATATTGCATATTCAATAGAAAAGTTTGGCTGTCGACCCGGGCAGTACGCTGAGGATTTGGGCTGGACGGGTCCGGACGTTTGGCATGCGCATTGTGTGAAACTGGACGGTCAAGAAATTGATTTGTTTGCCAGATCAAAAACCGGCGTGGCGCATTGCCCCTGTTCCAACTGTCGTCTCGGATCAGGCATAGCGCCCGTGCGGGCCATGCGCGACGCAGGCGTGACGGTGGGTTTGGGGGTTGATGGATCGGCGTCCAATGACGGTGGATCTCTGGTCGGTGAGGCGCGACAAATGATGCTGTTGCAGCGGGTCGCAAACGGCGCGGATGCCATGTCATCGCGCGAGGCGTTGGAGGTCGCGACGCGCGGCGGGGCTGCGGTTTTGGGCCGCGATGATTGCGGGCAAATTGCAGTTGGCAAACGAGCGGATATTGCGATTTGGGACGTGTCCGGTGTGCATAGCGCTGGATCTTGGGATGTTGGGGCGATCTTGCTCGCGGGCCCGACGTCTGTGCGCGATTTGTTTGTCGAGGGGCGCCGTATCGTTGCGGATGGCCATGTGGTGAGCTTCGATCTTGCTAGCGCAATTGTGCGACAGGGGCAGCTGGTGCAAAAGTTGCAGGAATAA